Proteins encoded together in one Sinorhizobium meliloti window:
- a CDS encoding carbohydrate ABC transporter permease codes for MSIAQVKRIAISDSPWPWLLPLVALLAVFTIYPFIYNVWLSFHEFVPKSRGLKFVGVDNWIQLWNDSRFWGALGVTFLYFAVALTIEIVLGMAIALLLDAELPGFGMLRAVLSMTLVIPPAIAGMMFLLMEDSQFGALSYLLGLVGLLDKATPMLATSSLALIGVLIAEVWQWTPFMVLIFLAGLRSLPAEPYEAAMIDGASSWQMFRRLTLPMMSRVIAVAVLLRGIDLFRVFDYVFVMTSGGPGTATYTVSLYAWQQTFSFLKWGYGATLSLTSLVIVMVIANTFIRVAKVRW; via the coding sequence ATGTCGATTGCACAGGTAAAACGCATCGCGATCTCGGATTCGCCGTGGCCGTGGCTCCTGCCGCTTGTCGCGCTGCTCGCCGTCTTCACCATCTATCCGTTCATCTACAATGTCTGGCTGAGCTTCCACGAATTCGTGCCGAAGAGCCGAGGACTCAAGTTCGTCGGCGTCGACAACTGGATTCAACTTTGGAACGACAGTCGCTTCTGGGGTGCACTTGGTGTCACGTTCCTCTATTTCGCCGTGGCCCTGACGATCGAAATCGTCCTCGGCATGGCGATCGCGCTTCTCCTCGACGCCGAACTGCCGGGTTTCGGGATGCTGCGCGCGGTGCTTTCTATGACGCTGGTCATCCCCCCCGCCATTGCCGGCATGATGTTTCTCCTGATGGAGGATTCGCAGTTCGGGGCGCTCTCCTATCTGCTGGGCCTCGTCGGCCTGCTCGACAAGGCGACGCCGATGCTTGCCACGTCCTCGCTCGCGCTGATCGGGGTTCTGATCGCGGAAGTCTGGCAATGGACGCCGTTCATGGTGCTGATCTTCCTGGCCGGGCTTCGCTCGCTGCCGGCGGAGCCTTACGAGGCGGCGATGATCGACGGCGCATCGTCCTGGCAGATGTTCCGCCGGCTGACGCTGCCGATGATGTCGCGCGTCATCGCTGTCGCGGTGCTGCTGCGCGGCATCGACCTCTTCCGCGTGTTCGACTACGTCTTCGTCATGACCTCGGGCGGGCCAGGCACCGCCACCTATACGGTCAGCCTCTATGCCTGGCAGCAGACCTTCTCGTTCCTGAAGTGGGGCTACGGCGCCACGCTGAGTCTGACGAGCCTGGTCATCGTCATGGTCATTGCCAACACATTCATCCGCGTTGCAAAGGTGAGGTGGTAA
- the glpD gene encoding glycerol-3-phosphate dehydrogenase, translating to MKGAAFDIAIIGGGINGAGVARDAAGRGLRVLLTEQSDLGSATSSASTKLIHGGLRYLEHYEFRLVRHALEERERLWGIAPHIIWPLRFVLPHRKGLRPAWLLRLGLFLYDHLGGRKLLPATQTVRLRNHPAGEPLRDVSSVGFEYSDCWVQDNRLVVLNARDAAMRGADIRVRTRCVAARREGGLWRLTFEDAETGLKSEATARALVNAAGPWADRIVSEVAGVGAAGRVRLVQGSHIVVRKLYEHDRCYIFQNPDGRIFFAIPYEEDFTLIGTTDRDYRHAPEEVTASAEEIDYLLTAASSYFRADLSAADVVWTYSGVRALFDDGAADAQETTRDYVLELDRPEAQAPLLSIFGGKITTYRCLAEDVLEQLATVFPEWNRQRGWTAAQPLPGGAFPVGTADDLARSILSEHPYLTWREARRLVRHYGLEARGILGKARERAHLGRDFGGSMTEAEIIFLMEREFALTAADAVWRRTKSGLRMTSEEIEALDRYMQERRRSGEAARAAG from the coding sequence ATGAAGGGAGCGGCCTTCGACATTGCCATTATCGGCGGCGGCATCAACGGAGCAGGCGTCGCCCGCGATGCGGCTGGCCGCGGTCTGAGGGTCCTGCTCACCGAACAATCCGATCTCGGTTCGGCCACATCCTCGGCCTCCACCAAACTCATTCATGGTGGCCTGCGCTACCTGGAGCACTACGAGTTTCGACTGGTCCGCCATGCTCTGGAAGAGCGCGAGCGGCTCTGGGGAATCGCGCCGCATATCATCTGGCCGCTGCGTTTCGTGTTGCCGCACCGCAAGGGATTGCGTCCCGCCTGGCTGCTGCGGCTCGGCCTGTTCCTCTACGATCATCTGGGCGGGCGCAAGCTCTTGCCGGCAACGCAGACCGTGCGGCTGAGGAACCACCCTGCAGGGGAGCCGCTGCGCGACGTCTCGTCAGTTGGGTTCGAATATTCCGACTGCTGGGTGCAGGATAACCGACTCGTCGTACTCAATGCGCGCGATGCGGCGATGAGAGGCGCCGACATCAGGGTGCGTACACGCTGCGTCGCCGCTCGCCGCGAAGGCGGTCTCTGGAGGCTGACTTTCGAAGATGCCGAGACCGGCCTGAAGAGCGAAGCGACGGCTCGCGCCCTCGTCAACGCCGCGGGCCCTTGGGCCGACAGGATCGTGTCCGAGGTCGCGGGCGTCGGTGCGGCGGGCCGCGTACGCCTGGTTCAGGGCAGTCACATCGTCGTCAGGAAGCTCTACGAGCACGACCGTTGCTATATCTTTCAGAATCCGGACGGCCGCATCTTCTTCGCTATTCCCTATGAGGAGGATTTCACCCTCATCGGCACGACCGATCGGGATTACAGGCACGCTCCCGAAGAGGTCACCGCGTCGGCGGAGGAGATAGATTACCTGCTGACCGCAGCATCGTCCTATTTCCGTGCCGATCTTTCCGCAGCCGACGTCGTCTGGACCTATTCCGGCGTGCGCGCTCTGTTCGATGACGGCGCGGCCGACGCGCAGGAGACGACGCGCGATTACGTGCTGGAGCTCGATCGGCCGGAAGCGCAGGCGCCGTTACTCTCCATCTTCGGCGGCAAGATCACCACCTATCGCTGCCTGGCCGAGGATGTCCTGGAACAGCTCGCGACGGTCTTTCCCGAGTGGAACAGGCAGCGGGGCTGGACGGCGGCGCAGCCGCTTCCGGGTGGCGCCTTTCCGGTTGGAACGGCCGACGATCTCGCAAGATCCATTCTCTCAGAGCATCCCTATCTCACCTGGCGGGAGGCGCGCCGACTGGTGCGTCATTACGGACTGGAGGCACGCGGCATTCTCGGCAAGGCACGGGAGCGCGCCCATCTCGGCCGCGACTTCGGCGGCTCCATGACCGAGGCGGAAATCATCTTCCTGATGGAGCGCGAGTTTGCACTGACGGCTGCCGACGCAGTCTGGCGGCGCACGAAGTCGGGACTGCGGATGACGAGCGAGGAGATAGAGGCGCTCGACAGATACATGCAGGAACGGCGCCGCAGCGGCGAGGCGGCGCGCGCGGCAGGCTAG
- a CDS encoding FGGY-family carbohydrate kinase: MQLDERYVIGLDSSTQSVKAIAWTADGTPRAEGRAPHRISTPHPLKAEQDAEDWWSAACQALSSLMRQIDPARVDGIAISNQRETMVLLGRDRKPLSPATLWLDRRAQDVVQLLADEFGAERLHATSGKPVDTIPCVYRLFYYRQYEPEMLDRAAQILSVHDYLTQKLTGEAAASWTSGDPFGLLDIETKQWSRAILDHLGIPLAKLPPLYRPGTLIGEVTADAAAATGLAAGVPVYAGGGDGHCAGLGVNVIKPGVVYLNLGTAVVGGCWTPTRKLSRYWRTLVSPSGEGYLLESCQRAGAYFVNWLLDTFAGGRSDPSIFERLEADAASLSVGSGGVTVCSYLMGCMDPHWDADARAAFTGMGPETGMGHLYRASMEAITLEFVRSLREMRSMGVLADRIFVIGGGAGSPLWRQMIADASGLPVIRSLSDEASALGAGMSAAVGAGWYGHFSEAADAMSRLAEQVEPRPATAEAWAALSRRQANLYHAIRHLDHADNGA; this comes from the coding sequence ATGCAGCTGGACGAACGCTATGTCATCGGCTTGGATTCATCGACCCAGTCCGTCAAGGCCATCGCCTGGACAGCGGACGGCACACCCCGTGCCGAGGGCCGCGCGCCGCACCGCATCTCGACGCCGCATCCGCTCAAGGCGGAGCAAGATGCCGAGGACTGGTGGTCGGCCGCCTGCCAGGCGCTGTCATCACTCATGCGCCAGATCGATCCGGCCCGGGTCGACGGTATCGCGATTTCGAACCAGCGCGAAACGATGGTCCTGCTCGGCCGGGACCGAAAGCCGCTCAGCCCGGCAACCCTCTGGCTCGACCGCCGCGCGCAGGACGTGGTTCAGCTGCTCGCGGACGAATTCGGCGCCGAGCGGCTGCATGCGACCTCGGGCAAGCCGGTCGACACCATTCCCTGCGTGTATCGCCTTTTCTATTATCGGCAGTATGAGCCGGAAATGCTGGACCGCGCGGCGCAGATCCTGAGCGTACATGATTACCTGACTCAGAAGCTGACTGGCGAGGCCGCTGCAAGCTGGACCAGCGGCGATCCCTTCGGGCTCCTCGATATCGAGACGAAGCAATGGTCCCGCGCGATTCTCGACCACCTCGGCATTCCGCTCGCCAAGCTGCCGCCGCTTTACCGGCCCGGTACGCTGATCGGCGAGGTAACCGCGGATGCCGCGGCGGCGACGGGCCTCGCCGCGGGGGTGCCGGTCTATGCCGGCGGCGGCGACGGCCATTGCGCCGGCCTGGGAGTCAATGTGATCAAACCGGGCGTCGTCTATCTCAATCTCGGCACGGCCGTCGTCGGCGGTTGCTGGACCCCGACGCGCAAGCTCAGCCGGTACTGGCGCACCCTGGTTTCGCCGAGCGGCGAAGGCTATCTGCTCGAAAGCTGCCAGCGCGCAGGCGCCTATTTCGTCAACTGGCTGCTGGACACCTTCGCCGGAGGACGATCGGATCCCTCAATTTTTGAGAGGCTCGAAGCGGACGCGGCCAGCCTGAGTGTCGGCTCCGGTGGCGTCACCGTCTGCTCCTACCTCATGGGCTGCATGGACCCGCACTGGGACGCGGATGCCCGCGCAGCCTTCACCGGCATGGGTCCTGAGACGGGCATGGGCCATCTCTACCGTGCCTCGATGGAAGCCATTACCCTGGAATTCGTCCGGTCCCTGCGCGAGATGAGATCGATGGGCGTATTGGCCGACCGGATCTTCGTCATCGGCGGCGGCGCCGGCAGCCCGCTTTGGCGGCAGATGATCGCGGATGCCAGCGGACTGCCTGTCATTCGCAGCCTTTCCGACGAGGCCTCCGCACTCGGCGCCGGGATGTCCGCTGCCGTCGGCGCCGGCTGGTACGGGCATTTCAGCGAGGCCGCCGACGCCATGTCGCGCCTCGCCGAACAGGTCGAACCGCGCCCAGCCACCGCCGAAGCATGGGCGGCACTGTCCCGCCGGCAGGCAAACCTCTACCACGCGATCCGCCACCTCGACCATGCCGATAACGGCGCCTGA
- a CDS encoding sugar-binding transcriptional regulator translates to MAREKTSGRTGEETTAGIPTEFDDAVMWAAWLYYADQMTQSEIAKQLNVSRATIVNYLQEARERGIVSVNINPKAGGRTSVARALMEKFGLQGAFVIPNGDEESLSQRLGEAGARVLADQIEDGDTIGVAWGRTVLAVADRISLTRPVGNLTVVQVSGSSTGEPNFSPELCTSLLSNRIHARCVNLLAPAVLSTRELKAALLNEPVLRKQMDLVHSTNRILFGVGDIGPKSTVRASGIASREEIDDYVARGATAVIIGRFIDAHGAAIGGDHDERMVGISLDELKQVASRICVAGGAVKIAAITATLEAGYATHFVTDIATGEALLAK, encoded by the coding sequence ATGGCAAGGGAAAAGACTTCCGGCAGGACCGGCGAGGAAACCACGGCGGGGATACCCACCGAGTTCGATGATGCGGTGATGTGGGCCGCCTGGCTCTACTATGCCGACCAGATGACGCAGAGCGAGATCGCCAAGCAGCTCAACGTATCGCGAGCCACCATCGTCAATTACCTGCAGGAGGCACGCGAGCGCGGCATCGTCTCCGTGAACATCAACCCCAAGGCCGGCGGCCGCACCAGCGTCGCCCGCGCGCTGATGGAGAAGTTCGGCCTTCAAGGCGCCTTCGTCATCCCGAACGGTGACGAGGAGAGCCTGTCGCAGCGGCTCGGCGAAGCCGGCGCGCGCGTGTTGGCCGACCAGATCGAGGACGGCGATACGATCGGCGTCGCCTGGGGGCGCACCGTACTCGCCGTCGCAGACCGCATTTCCCTGACGCGCCCTGTCGGAAATCTTACCGTGGTGCAGGTCTCCGGCAGTTCGACCGGCGAGCCCAACTTCTCGCCCGAACTCTGCACCTCCCTGCTTTCGAACCGCATCCACGCCCGCTGCGTCAACCTTTTGGCGCCTGCCGTTCTGTCGACGCGCGAGCTGAAGGCGGCGTTGCTCAACGAGCCGGTGCTGAGGAAGCAGATGGATCTGGTGCATTCGACCAACCGCATTCTCTTCGGCGTCGGCGACATCGGCCCGAAGAGCACGGTGCGGGCCTCCGGCATCGCAAGCCGGGAGGAGATAGACGACTATGTCGCGCGCGGTGCCACGGCCGTGATTATCGGTCGCTTCATCGATGCGCATGGTGCCGCGATCGGCGGAGACCACGATGAAAGGATGGTCGGCATTTCGCTCGACGAGCTGAAGCAGGTGGCGAGCCGCATTTGCGTGGCCGGAGGCGCGGTCAAGATCGCCGCGATCACCGCCACGCTCGAAGCCGGCTACGCCACCCATTTCGTAACCGACATCGCCACGGGAGAGGCGTTGCTGGCGAAGTGA
- a CDS encoding HAD-IIB family hydrolase, whose translation MRAVAEMPIDVAARIKVLFADIDDTLTNEGRLPAAAYDAVERLAEAGVAVAPITGRPAGWCDMIARMWPVAGVVGENGAFYFAYDQTEHRMHRRFAIAEAQRAADREKLSQVSARILAEVRGAAVSADQLYREADLAIDFCEDVPALPASEVDRIKRIFEEEGAVAKISSIHVNGWYGAYDKLTTTRRFAADILGVDIDSERETIVFVGDSPNDAPMFGFFPNACGVANVLSFKGRIEAEPAYVAAREGGHGFVEVANHILDARSGRDAA comes from the coding sequence ATGCGCGCGGTTGCCGAGATGCCTATCGATGTCGCCGCCCGGATCAAGGTGCTCTTTGCCGACATCGACGACACACTGACCAACGAAGGCCGGCTGCCGGCCGCCGCTTACGACGCCGTCGAGCGCCTGGCCGAGGCGGGCGTTGCCGTTGCCCCGATTACAGGGCGACCGGCCGGCTGGTGCGACATGATCGCCCGCATGTGGCCGGTCGCGGGAGTTGTCGGCGAAAATGGCGCCTTCTATTTCGCCTACGACCAGACGGAGCATCGCATGCACCGCCGCTTCGCTATCGCCGAAGCCCAGCGTGCCGCCGACCGCGAGAAGCTCAGCCAGGTGAGCGCCCGTATCCTCGCGGAAGTGCGCGGCGCAGCGGTCTCTGCCGATCAGCTCTACCGAGAGGCCGATCTCGCCATCGATTTTTGCGAGGACGTGCCGGCGCTCCCGGCATCGGAGGTGGACCGGATCAAGCGCATCTTCGAGGAGGAGGGTGCCGTCGCCAAGATCTCTTCCATCCATGTCAACGGCTGGTATGGCGCCTATGACAAGCTGACCACGACGCGTCGCTTCGCCGCCGACATTCTGGGCGTCGACATCGACAGCGAGCGCGAGACGATCGTTTTCGTCGGCGACAGCCCGAACGATGCGCCTATGTTCGGCTTCTTCCCCAATGCCTGTGGCGTTGCGAACGTGCTCTCCTTCAAAGGTCGCATCGAGGCGGAGCCGGCCTATGTGGCGGCCCGCGAGGGAGGTCACGGCTTCGTCGAGGTTGCGAACCACATCCTCGACGCCCGGTCGGGGAGGGACGCGGCATGA
- a CDS encoding sn-glycerol-1-phosphate dehydrogenase: protein METASQQNTAACAPEGGWAVLIDDILAGNWINPETGRPASVPYEKIAIAESLDGAEADLVASLGLGERYAVVSDAATWDAMGGRVASALKSLGPVDAVILDHPHADMGAVSALTERLSGADAVIAVGSGTINDLCKFVTGRTNRRYAVFATAASMNGYTSTTASITLENGLKVSLPSHAPAGFFVDLAVTAAAPRYLSAAGFADCLVRSVAQIDWWMSHRLTGSLYSSVPYILQGADERALNARAAGIAEGRIEANGYLHRVLTLCGFGVSFTGMSNHGSMGEHQISHYIDCFAGENHPGTLHGQQVGVATLTMARLQRIFLDSDKPPVVRPTKIDPSEMARRMGDDIAAQCYAEIQPKIFDAASAGEINEKLSELWPTLRRELEAFALPVAEMERLLRDAGGPMTAADLGLPADTYREAVLHCREMRNRYTFLDIAADAGILDDFAAGEA from the coding sequence ATGGAAACGGCAAGCCAGCAGAACACCGCCGCATGTGCGCCCGAAGGAGGCTGGGCGGTCCTCATCGACGACATTCTTGCCGGGAATTGGATCAACCCCGAAACGGGTAGGCCGGCTAGCGTTCCCTACGAGAAGATCGCCATTGCGGAATCGCTGGACGGAGCCGAGGCCGATCTCGTCGCCAGCCTCGGCTTGGGCGAACGCTATGCGGTGGTATCCGACGCAGCCACCTGGGATGCGATGGGCGGGCGCGTCGCATCCGCGCTGAAGAGCCTCGGTCCGGTCGATGCGGTCATTCTTGACCATCCGCATGCGGATATGGGTGCCGTGAGCGCGTTGACCGAAAGGCTTTCAGGGGCGGATGCCGTAATCGCGGTGGGTTCCGGCACGATCAACGACCTCTGCAAATTCGTCACCGGGCGCACCAATCGCCGATACGCCGTGTTCGCGACGGCCGCCTCGATGAACGGCTATACTTCCACGACTGCCTCCATCACCTTGGAAAACGGCCTGAAGGTCTCGCTTCCCTCGCATGCGCCGGCCGGCTTTTTCGTCGATCTCGCGGTCACTGCCGCGGCGCCTCGCTATCTCTCGGCGGCCGGTTTCGCCGATTGCCTCGTGCGCTCTGTCGCGCAAATCGACTGGTGGATGTCCCACCGGCTGACGGGCAGTCTCTATTCCAGCGTACCCTATATCCTCCAGGGTGCCGACGAGCGGGCGTTGAACGCGCGTGCGGCGGGCATTGCCGAAGGTCGCATCGAGGCCAACGGCTACCTTCATCGCGTCCTGACGCTTTGCGGCTTTGGGGTCTCCTTCACCGGAATGTCGAACCACGGCTCGATGGGCGAGCATCAGATATCTCACTATATCGACTGCTTTGCCGGCGAAAATCATCCGGGCACGCTGCACGGCCAGCAGGTGGGGGTAGCAACGCTGACCATGGCGCGGCTGCAGCGCATCTTCCTCGACAGCGACAAGCCGCCGGTCGTCCGCCCCACGAAGATCGACCCTTCCGAGATGGCCCGGCGTATGGGCGACGACATCGCCGCCCAGTGCTACGCCGAAATCCAGCCGAAGATTTTCGATGCAGCTTCCGCCGGCGAGATCAACGAAAAGCTCTCCGAACTCTGGCCGACGCTGCGCCGGGAGCTGGAGGCTTTCGCTCTGCCGGTGGCCGAGATGGAGAGACTTCTACGGGATGCCGGCGGCCCGATGACGGCGGCCGACCTCGGGCTGCCGGCCGATACCTACCGGGAGGCCGTGCTGCACTGCCGAGAGATGCGCAACCGTTACACCTTCCTCGATATCGCCGCCGACGCGGGCATCCTCGATGATTTCGCCGCCGGGGAGGCGTGA